The region GTTTCGCCGCAACCGGAAGACCCTGCTGCTGACCGAGGCCGGCCAAATCCTGCTGCTGGGCGTACAGTCCGCGCTTGGCGTGCTGGCGCGCTCGATGGACGAACTGCACGCGCTGACCCATACGCCGGTTCTGACCGTGTCGGTGCCGCCGTCGGTCGCCATGAAATGGCTGGTGCCGCGCCTGCAGACGTTCCGCAAACAGCATCCCGATATCGACGTGCGGATATCGACCGATATCGAGTTGCCGAATCTCGGTTCCGGCGATGTGGATATCGCGGTGCATTACGGTGATGGCGACTATCCGGACCTGGTGGCGGAACTGCTGGTGGCGAATTCCGTGGCGCCGATGTGCAGCCCGGGCATGCTGGAAGCCGACCCGCCCCTGCGCCGGCCGGAAGACCTGCGCCATTTCACGCTGCTGCATGATATCGGCGGCGACGAAGCAGGCAATCCCGCCTATGACTGGGAAACCTGGTTGGCGGAACATGGCGTCGCCAATGTCGACGCGTCGCTGGGGCTGCGGTTCAATACGTCTGCCGATGTGCTGAATGCGGCGGTGGCGGGCGCGGGCGTCGCCATCGGCAAGACGGCGCTGGCGGTGGACGACCTCAGATCCGGCCGGCTGGTCTGTCTGTTCGGCGCGATCGTGCCGGAGCGCTCGGCCTATTACGTCGTCCGCGCCCCCGGCAAGGCGGTGCACGCGAAAACCGCCCCGTTCCGCGACTGGCTGTTCAGTGAATTTGCCGCCAATTGACCCTTTCAGGCGGCGCGGGATTCCGGCCAGGCTTCGCCGGAGCCAAGCTGGTCCGTCTCGACCGTGACCCGGTTCATGATGCGGGTTTGCGGCCAGTAATCGGCGACGGCGTAATGCAGCGTCGACCGATTATCCCACATGGCGACGGAATCGGGTCGCCAGTGGAAGCGGCACTGGAATTCCGGCAGCCGGCAATGGGCGAACAGGAAGTCCAGTATCCCCCGGCTTTCCGTCGCCGACACGCCGTCGATATGGGTGGTGAAGCTCTCGGACAGGTACAGCGATTTATGCCCCGTTACCGGGTGACGCCGCACCATGGGGTGCGGGACCGGCGGGTTCGCCTTCCGCATCCGCTCCATGCGTTCGAAATTGTCGTTTTCCCAGCTGCGCTTCTTGGCGGCGCTGCCATGCAGTTTCTGGAAATCGTTCCAGGCCGTCTTGTCTTCCAGATAGGCCTTCATATCGTCGCTCAGCGCGTCATAGGCCGCCCTGGTGCTGACCCAGATGGTATCGCCGCCGGCCGAAGGGACCGTGACGCCGCGCAGGATCGACGCGAATTCCGGCGCG is a window of Alphaproteobacteria bacterium DNA encoding:
- the gcvA gene encoding transcriptional regulator GcvA, with the translated sequence MRTNLPPLNALRTFEAAARLLNFSRAADELNVTPSAVSHQIRDLEDRVGVALFRRNRKTLLLTEAGQILLLGVQSALGVLARSMDELHALTHTPVLTVSVPPSVAMKWLVPRLQTFRKQHPDIDVRISTDIELPNLGSGDVDIAVHYGDGDYPDLVAELLVANSVAPMCSPGMLEADPPLRRPEDLRHFTLLHDIGGDEAGNPAYDWETWLAEHGVANVDASLGLRFNTSADVLNAAVAGAGVAIGKTALAVDDLRSGRLVCLFGAIVPERSAYYVVRAPGKAVHAKTAPFRDWLFSEFAAN
- a CDS encoding TauD/TfdA family dioxygenase, with product MADAIQFETISSTPKTPAIGTTIGNVDLTASLPDETIREIHTALMAHGVVFFRDQAMTPQQQADFARRFGRLRIAQRAAFLVDENVPEMAVLENDEARPPNVNHYHTDGIFRAAPEFASILRGVTVPSAGGDTIWVSTRAAYDALSDDMKAYLEDKTAWNDFQKLHGSAAKKRSWENDNFERMERMRKANPPVPHPMVRRHPVTGHKSLYLSESFTTHIDGVSATESRGILDFLFAHCRLPEFQCRFHWRPDSVAMWDNRSTLHYAVADYWPQTRIMNRVTVETDQLGSGEAWPESRAA